The Neodiprion fabricii isolate iyNeoFabr1 chromosome 4, iyNeoFabr1.1, whole genome shotgun sequence genome window below encodes:
- the LOC124180033 gene encoding uncharacterized protein LOC124180033, which translates to MKRVAVIFCAVFSVALAAEEVEIPKYMKICNRKSENVNDCLKTAIQDAIPKLSKGVPELGVPVLDPYYVALEEISYSNGMMQGKLLMKEVNAYGTSRAKILKVKSTFSEDRQRLEVDVLFPRIFIDGEYKAEGHLNDFKVGGKGFFNVSMEGVKTVWDITGRIENDRWVVEHFMVLPEVEKMKVYFDDLFNGDESLNNIARSFINEYWPLFYRELLPIASARWDKMMTDFANLVFSKLSYSKLFV; encoded by the exons ATGAAGCGTGTAGCGGTCATTTTCTGTGCGGTCTTTTCCGTCGCACTTGCAGCTGAAGAAGTGGAAATAC CAAAGTACATGAAGATTTGCAACAGGAAATCAGAAAATGTCAACGATTGTCTGAAGACCGCGATTCAAGATGCTATTCCCAAATTATCCAAAG GCGTACCTGAGTTGGGTGTCCCGGTACTCGATCCATACTACGTTGCTCTGGAAGAGATCTCGTACAGCAATGGGATGATGCAAGGAAAACTGCTTATGAAGGAGGTGAACGCGTACGGAACATCGAGGGCGAAGATCTTGAAAGTTAAATCGACGTTCTCCGAGGACAGACAACGGCTGGAAGTCGATGTCTTGTTCCCGAGAATTTTCATCGATGGCGAGTACAAGGCCGAAGGTCACCTTAACGACTTCAAAGTTGGAGGCAAAG GTTTCTTCAACGTGAGCATGGAGGGAGTCAAAACCGTGTGGGACATCACCGGACGAATCGAAAACGACAGATGGGTTGTTGAGCACTTCATGGTTCtaccggaagtcgagaaaatGAAGGTCTACTTCGACGATCTATTCAACGGCGACGAGAGTCTCA atAACATCGCTCGCAGTTTCATCAACGAGTACTGGCCCCTCTTCTACAGGGAATTGTTGCCCATTGCTAGCGCTCGGTGGGACAAGATGATGACAGATTTCGCCAACCTCGTGTTTTCCAAATTGTCGTACTCCAAGCTCTTCGTCTAA